The sequence CCGGTCAGCAAGCTCCGGGGCGAGATCGCGGCCGCCATCGAGAAGCACCAGGTCGTGATCGTCGCGGGGGAGACCGGGTCGGGCAAGACCACCCAGCTGCCGAAGATCTGCCTCGAGCTGGGCCGCGGCATCCGCGGGCAGATCGGGCACACCCAGCCGCGACGGCTGGCCGCGCGCACGGTCGCCGACCGGATCGCCGGCGAGCTGAAGACCGAGCTCGGCGACGCCGTCGGCTACAAGGTCCGCTTCACCGACCAGTCCGGGCAGGACACGCTGGTCAAGCTGATGACCGACGGCATCCTGCTCGCCGAGATCCAGACCGACCGGTCGCTGCGCCAGTACGACACGCTCATCATCGACGAGGCCCACGAGCGCAGCCTCAACATCGACTTCATCCTCGGCTACCTCAAGCAGCTGTTGCCGCGCCGCCCCGACCTCAAGGTCATCATCACCTCGGCCACCATCGACCCGGAGCGCTTCTCCAAGCACTTCGACGACGCGCCGATCGTCGAGGTCTCCGGCCGGACGTACCCGGTCGAGGTGCGCTACCGGCCGCTCGTCGACCCCGACGATCCCGACGCCGACGACGAGCGCGACCAGACCCAGGGCATCCTCGACGCCGTCGAAGAGCTGTGCGCCGAGGGGCCCGGCGACATCCTCGTGTTCCTCTCCGGCGAGCGCGAAATCCGCGACACCGCGGACGTCCTGAACCGCGCGAACCTGCGCAACACCGAGGTTCTGCCGCTGTACGCGCGGCTCTCGGCGGCCGAGCAGCACCGCATCTTCCAGTCCCACACCGGGCGGCGCGTCGTGCTCGCGACGAACGTCGCCGAGACGTCGCTGACCGTGCCGGGCATCAAGTACGTCGTGGACCCGGGCACGGCGCGGATCTCCCGCTACAGCCACCGGACCAAGGTGCAGCGGCTGCCGATCGAGCCGGTGTCGCAGGCGTCGGCGAACCAGCGCAAGGGCCGCTGCGGCCGCACCTCCGACGGCATCTGCATCCGGCTCTACTCCGAAGAGGACTTCGAGGCGCGGCCCGAGTTCACCGACCCCGAGATCCTGCGGACCAACCTGGCGTCGGTCATCCTGCAGATGACCTCGCTGGGCCTCGGCGACATCGCCGCTTTCCCGTTCGTCGAGCCGCCGGACCGCCGCCAGGTCACCGACGGCATCGGCCTGCTGATGGAGCTCGGCGCGTTCTCGTCCGCCGGCGCCGACCGCAGCCTGACCGACATCGGCCGCAAGCTCGCGCAGCTGCCGGTCGACCCGCGGATGGGCCGGATGGTCCTGGAAGCCGCGAAGAACGGTTGCGTCCGCGAGGTCATGATCATCGCCGCCGCACTGTCCATCCAGGACCCGCGCGAGCGGCCGGCGGAGAAGCAGCAGGCGGCCGACGCCCAGCACGCGCGCTTCGCCGACCCGACGTCGGACTTCCTCGCCTACCTCAACCTCTGGGAATACGTCGCCGAGCAGCAGAAGGCGTTGTCCGGCAACCAGTTCCGCCGGATGTGCCGCACCGAGTACCTCAACTACCTGCGGTTGCGCGAGTGGCAGGACATCTTCAGCCAGCTCCGCCAGCTGGCCAAGCCGCTCGGCATCTCGCTGAACACGAACACCGCCCCGGTGGACCCGCAGCGCGTGCACACGTCGCTGATCGCCGGGCTGCTTTCGCACATCGGGCTCAAGGACCCCGCGAAGGGCGACTACCTGGGCGCGCGCGGCGCCCGCTTCGGCGTGTTCCCCGGCTCGGCGCTGTTCAAGAAGCAGCCGCGCTGGGTGATGTCGGCCGAGCTGGTCGAGACCTCGAGGCTGTGGGCGCGGGTCAACGCGCGCATCGAACCCGAGTGGGTCGAGCCGCTGGCCCAGCACGTCGTCAAGCGGAACTACTCCGAGCCGCACTGGGAACGCAAGCAGGGCGCGGTGATGGCGACGGAGAAGGTGACGCTCTACGGCGTCCCGCTGATCGCCGACCGCCGCGTCAACTACGGCCGGATCGACCCGGAAGTGTCGCGGGCGATGTTCATCCGGCACGCGCTGGTCGAGGGCGACTGGCAGACGCGCCACCACTTCTTCGCCGAGAACCGCGCGCTCCTGGAGGAGGTCGAGGACCTCGAGAACCGCGCGCGGCGGCGCGACATCCTCGTCGACGACCAGACGCTGTACGAGTTCTACGACGCCCGCGTCCCGGACGACGTCGTTTCGGTGCGGCACTTCGACAGCTGGTGGAAGAAGGCCCGGCACGAGCAGCCGGACCTGCTGTCGTTCGAGAAGTCCATGCTCATCAACGAGACCGCGGGCGGCGTGCGGGAGTCGGACTACCCCGACTCGTGGACCCACGGCACGCAGGTCTTCAAGCTGACCTACCAGTTCGAGCCGGGCGCGGACGCCGACGGCGTCACCGTGCACATCCCGCTGCCGGTGCTGAACCAGGTGACGCCGGACGGCTTCGACTGGCAGGTGCCGGGTCTCCGGTCGGAACTGGTCACCCAGCTGATCAAGTCGCTGCCGAAGGCGTTGCGGCGCAACTTCGTCCCGGCGCCGGACACGGCCCGCGATGTCCTTTCGCGAGTGTCCCCTTCGGACGGTTCGTTACTGGAGGTGCTCGGGCGCGAGCTCCGGGCGCTGCGCGGCATCACCGTGCCGTACGCGGACTGGGACCTTTCGTCGGTGCCCGAACACCTGAAGATGACGTTCCGGGTGGTCGACGAGCGCGGCAAGAAGGTGGCCGAGGGCAAGGACGTCGAGGAACTGCAGCGGCGGCTGGCCCCGAAGGTCCGCGCGACGATCTCCAAGGCGGCCAACACCCTGGAGAAGGCCGGCCTGACGAAACCGGCGTTCGGCTCGCTGCCGAAGGTGTTCGAGTCGACGCAGCGCGGCCACGACGTCAAGGCGTACCCGGCGCTGGTCGACGAGGGCGCGTCGGTCGCGGTGCGCATGCTGGACACCCCGGGCCAGCAGGCCCACGCGATGTGGGCGGGCACGCGGCGGATGCTGCGGCTGAACCTGAACTCGCCGATGAAGTTCATCACGAGGTCGCTGACGAACTCGTCGAAGCTGGTGCTGAACCGGAACCCGCACGGCAGCGTCGCGGCCCTGCTCGAGGACTGCGTCGACTGCGCGGTGGACGCCCTGATGACGGCCGGCGGTGGCCCCGCCTGGGACGAAACGGGCTTCGCGGTGCTGCTGGAGAAGGTCCGCGCGGGCCTGCACCCGGAAGTGCTCGCGGTGCTGACGGACGTCGAGAAGATCCTGCGCGCGGCGAACGACGTCGAGGTCCTGCTCCCGGCCACGCGCGGCCCCGCGGAGTCGCTCGCCGACATCCGCGCGCAGCTCGCCGCGCTGGTGTACCCGGGTTTTGTGACGGAGACGGGTGCTTCGCGGCTGCGGAACGTCGTGCGCTACCTGCAGGGCATCTCGCGCCGGCTGGAGAAGCTGCCGACGGAGCCGACGCGCGACCTGCAGCGGACCGCCGACGTCGCGTGGATCCAGGCCGAGTACGCCGACGCGCTGGGTTCACTGCCGCCGGGCACGTCGTCGCCGGCGTTGCGCGAGGTGCGGTGGATGATCGAGGAGCTGCGGGTTTCGTTCTTCGCGCAGACGTTGGGGACGGCGCACCCGGTGTCGCTGAAGCGGATCACGAAGGCGATCGACGACGCGCTGGCGTGACGTTCAGAGGAAGACGCGGGCGATGTCCAGCCACTTGTCCGCGTCTTCGCCGACCGCGGTGAGGCCGGTTTCGGCGCGGGTGCGGCGGTGGGTGACCCGCAGGCAGAAGTCGAGTGCGCTGCCCCGGATGCGCTGAGCGGCGGCTTCGGGGCCCCACGTCCAGAGTTCGCCACCGGGACCGGTGAGTTCGACGCGGAACTCCTCGGCCGGCATCGGCGCCTGCGCCGCGTAGAACGACAGCCCCCGGCCGGCCACGCCCAGTGCGGCCACGTGCCGGAGCCGCCCGGTCGGCCGCCGCTCGGCCCCGAACGCGTCGATGACGTCCTGTCCGTGCGCCCACGTTTCCATCAGCCGGAGCGGCACCATCAGCACCGCGGTCACCTGCGAACCGAACCAGGGGAACGCGTGGTCCAGCGGCACCTCGCCGAGCGCGGCCGCCAGAGCGGCCCGGCCGGTGCGCCAGCGTCCGAGCAGCACCGGGCGCGGTTCGGCCGCTCCTGCGGCGGCTTCGAGGTCGGCGTCCTTCGGCACGGCGTCGAAGGCAGCCGGACGGCGGATGGCGGTGAGCGCGTTCGCGTCGGCCGCGGCGAGGTGGGCGATCTGGTGCGCGACCGTCCAGCCCGCGGCCGGGGTGGGCCGGGACCAGCCGGCTTCCGCGGTCACGAGGGCGTCGAGTTCGTCGCCTTCGGCCACCAGGTCGGGCAGTGCGAGGTCACGCGGAACCGCGGAGAGGTCGAGCCCGTAGTCGATCATCGCTTTCAGGCTACCGAAAATCGGTTTGTCCGGCTCCGCACTTCCGTCGGTTGACCGGGTGCGGGGACCCGGGAAGCCTGATCCGGCTGAAGACCCTCCTGGGAAAGGACCTTCCGATGTCCTTGGGTGTTTCGTCCGCCAAGCGAAGAATCCTCGCCACCCTCACCGCGCTCGTGCTGCCGCTCACCATCGTGCTCGCGCCGGCCGCGCACGCCGCCGAGCCGCGGCACACCGTGCCGAACCCGTTGCTCAAGGAACGGTTCGCCGACGGAGACGAGGAGGACGTCGACAACCCGGCGTTGTCCGCGCTCTGCCAGAGCTACCTCGGCAAACCGAACCCGTACCGGCCGCTCGGGTCCAACCGCGACGTCATCGACGGCGACACCATCGTGCCGACCGGCAGCCAGACCGGGTGCAGCACCGCCCAGAACGAGACGACCATCGCCGTCAACCCCGAGAACCCGCGCAACATCGTCGCCGGGTCCAACGACTACCGGCTCTACAACACCCGCGAGTCCCGCAACGACTCCGGCGGCTTCGCCTACACCTCGTTCGACGGCGGCAAGACCTGGGCGAACGTCCAGCTCCCGCACCTGGACTTCCCGACCGGAGCGGCCGCGCCACTGTCCTACATGGACGCCGCGGGCGATCCGGCGATCGCGTTCGGACCGCACAACACCGTCTACTACGCGACGCTCGTGTTCAGCCGGGCCGCGGTGCCGGAGGAGCAGCAGCTCGCGAGCGGCATCGCCGTGTCGGTGTCGCACGACGGCGGGCGCAGCTTCGGCGACCCGGCGATCCTGCATCTCGACGGCGTCACCCCGGCCGGCACCCCGACGCCCGCGAACATCTTCAACGACAAGGAGTGGATCGCGGCCGACCCGGTGTCGGGTACGGTCTACGTCACCTGGACCCAGTTCACCTACGACGCCGCGGGCAACTTCGTCGAATCGCCGATCGTGCTCTCGAAATCCGGCGACTTCGGCCGGACGTGGTCCCCGATGCGCCGGGTTTCGCCTTCGCTGACCGGCTTCACGGGCGGCATCACGCCGTTCGGCAGCGGTTCGAACCCGGTGGTCACCCGCGACGGGACGCTGCAGATCGCCTACGAGACGTCGGTGTGCGCCACGGCCGCGTGCGATCGGCCGACCGACCACGACGCCGTCGTCGTGGCGACCTCGCGCGACGGCGGCCGGACCTTCCGGCACGCCGAAGTGGGCCTCGACTTCGACTTCCCGGTCGACGAAGACGTCGCCAACAACGCCCTGACCGGCGAGAACTTCCGGGTGAACAGCTTCCCGCAGCTCGCCTACGACCGCGCGACCGACCACCTGTGGGTGACCTGGGCCGACGACCGCAACGGCACCTACCGCGACGGCGAGTCGGTCAAGACGAACGGGGACGCGTTCCTCAGCGGCTCCGACGGGCAGCACGGCTGGTCGAAGCCGGTGAAGATCGGCACCGGCGCCGACGAGGTGTTCCCCGCCGTCGCGGCGCTGGCCGGGCGCGTGGCCGTCACCTTCTACACGCGCACCTACGACCCGGACGGCATCGGCTTGGACTACGCCTACGCCACCGGCTGGGGCGACGGCGCGGGCACGGCCCCGATCCGGCGGATCACGACGCAGACGTCGAACCCGCAGGTGCAGTTCGTGTCGTCCGGCGCGGTGACCGGGAAGGAGCTCCAGGGCGTGTTCATCGGCGACTACACCGCGGCCGCGGTCGGCGCCGACTTCCGCTTGTACCCGTGCTGGACCGACTTCCGCGGCAATCCGGGCCGGACCCTGCCGAACCAGGACGTCGTGACGCAGCCGCTCTCGATGTTCCCGTAGGCGAGCGAGCCGTGCCGGGATGACCGGCACGGCTCACTTCGCGTCGGCGTACGTGTCCACCGGGGCGATGTGCAGCGGGAACCGCACCGGGCAAGCCGGGCCGAAGAGCATGCGCGCCGCCTCCGCCACGCTGTCCGTGATGGCTGTGGTCACCTCCTCGGCCTGCTCTTCCGGGGTGTGGACGATGACCTCGTCGTGCTGGAAGAACACCAGGTGCGCGGGGGCCGGCAGGCGCTGCCGCAGCGTCGCCAGCATGACCGCTGTCATGTCGGCCGCGCTGGCCTGGACCACGAAGTTGCGCGTGAAGCGGCCCCAGCCGCGGGAGGCGCGGCGGGCCTTCAGTTCCGCCGCCTCGTCCGAAGCCAGGCCGCCGGTCAGCGCGCGCCACGCCGCCGAGGGGGCCGGCGACGTGCGGCCCAGCCGGGAGCGGACCCGCTCGCCGCGTTCGCCCGCCTGGGCGGCTCGCTCCACATAGGACACCGCGTCCGGGAACCGCTGGCGCAGCAACCCGAGCAGCGGGCCCGCTTCGCCGGACGTGCCGCCGTACATCGCCGACAGCATTGCGATCTTCGCGCGTGCCCGGTCGTCCCGGTCGTCGTCCGCGGCCGGGACCCAGCGCGCGCCCGAGAACAGTGCCTCGCCGAGCCGCGCGTACAGGTCGGTCGCCGCCGCGACGTCGGCCAGGCGCCGGTCGCCCGACAACGCCGTGAGCACCCGGGGCTCCAGCTGGGCGGCGTCGGCCACCACCAGCTTCCAGCCCGGGTCCGCCCGGACGCACGTGCGCAGCACCTTCGGGATCTGCAGCGCGCCGCCGCCCCGGCTGGCCCAGCGCCCGGACACCACGCCGCCCACGACGTAGTGCGGGCGGAACCGCCCGTCGGTGACCCATTCGTCGAGCCACGCCCACCCGTTCGCCGTGTACAGCCGCGAAAGCTCCTTGTACTCCAGCAGTGGCGCGACGGCCGGATGATCGATCCCGCGAAGCAGGTACTTCCGCGCCGCCGGCACCTCGATCCCTTCCCGCGCCAGCGCGCGGACCACGCTCGGCGGCGAGTCCGGGTTCACCGGCCGCCCGCCGAACGCTTCGCTGATCTTCGCCGCCAGCTCCACCAGTGCCTTCGGCCGCTCGCCGGGGCGCACCCGCGGACCGAGCCGGGAGACCAGCAGCGCCTCGTGCAGGTCGGCCCGCCAGGGCAGCCCGTCGGCCGACATCTCCGCCGCGGCCAGCGCGCTCGCCGACTCGGCCGCCAGCAGCAGCCGCATCCGGTCGGGGTGCTCGGTCGCGGCCACCCGCCGCTCCTGCTCGGCCAGCACGCGCCGGACCGCCGTGACGACCGTCACGCCCTCGGGCAGGGTCGGCACCCGTGTCTCGAACAGCGTCGGCTGCGCCAGCTCGACCGACGCCGAATCCGGGGGCGGTTCCTCGCCGTTCGCCCTGGCCCAGGCCGCGCGCAGGCTCCGCGGCTGCTCCTCCGCGCCCTCATACGCCAGCAGCAGCCCCTCCGCCAGCGCGACGTCGTAGCAGCGGCGCACCCGCACCCCGGCCGCGACGAGCACCGGGTACGTCGACTCCGCCGACGGGAACACCCACCGGGGCTCCAGCGACGCCTCCAGCTCCCGCGCCGACCTGGCGAAACCCGCTTCGTCCAGCCCCGTCAGCGTCGATGACGGCGTGTGCACGGTGAAGCTCCCGTCCTCCTCACGCCCCGCGATCACCTGCACGAAGACATTGTGCCGACCACCACCGACAGTTTCCGCGCGCTCGCGGGTGGTGCGTTCGGCCTACGGTTGGTTTACTCTCCAGTAGCTCCCATACCGCCGGTACGCCCGCCGTCGGCGTGGGCTCTCTTCCCCGCAGCAACGGAGGTGCCTGGATGAGCCTGGTCGAGCTCGCCACGCAGGTGGCGGACAAGGTGGCCGAGACGGCCCGCAGTGTCGACGTGATGCGGCGCGCGGGTCTCGTCCCCTTCCCGAGGCTCGACGAGGGGGTCCGGTCGCTGGTCGCGATCCGCAAGTTCGGGCCCTTCGCCGGCGCGAACCACATCTCCGCGCGCCGCGACCCGACCGCCGTCGGCATCGTCGACGAGCTCGGCCCGCTCACCTACAAGCAGCTCGACGACCAGTCGAACGCGCTGGCCAGGGCGTGGTCGGAGCGCGGCATCGAGGCGGGCCAGGTCGTCGCCGTGCTCTGCCGCGACCACCGCGGCCTGGTCCTCACGATGGCGGCGGCCGGCAAGCTCGGCGTCCGCCTGCTGCTGATGAACACCGGGTTCGCGAAGCCGCAGCTGGCCGACGTCGCCGAGCGCGAAGGCGTCACCGCGCTGGTGTACGACCAGGAGTTCACCGGGCTGCTCGACGCGATGCCCGCGGGCGTCGACCGCTACCTAGCCTGGGTCGACCCGGACAGCGACCTGGCCGACCGGACGGTGCCGGTGCTCAGCGAGATCATCGCCAGCACCGACGACCGGCCGTGGCCCGCCCCGGCCAAGCCGGGCGGTTTCGTCCTGCTGACCAGCGGTACGACCGGCACCCCGAAGGGCGCGCCGCGGCCGCACACCTCGGCGCTGGCGTCGGCGCAGTTCCTCGACCGGATCCCGCTGCGCTCGAACGAGGCCACCTACATGGGCGCGCCGCTGTTCCACGGCACCGGGCTCTCGCAGTTCATCCTGTCCTTCGCGCTCGGCTCGACGGTCGTGATGCGCCGCAAGTTCAACCCGGAGGAGGCGCTGCGCGGCGTCGCCGAGCACAAGTGCACCGCGCTCGTGCTGGTGCCGACGATGCTGCAGCGCATCGTCGACCTGCCGAAGGAGACCCGCGAGAAGTACGACACGTCGTCGCTGCGGATCATCTTCGTCGCCGGCTCGGCGCTGTCGCCGGACCTGGGCAACCGCGCGAACGAGGCGTTCGGGCCCGTGGTGCACAACCTGTACGGCTCGACCGAGGTCGCGGTGGCGACGGTCGCGACGCCGGAGGACTGGCGGAAGGCGCCGGGCACGGTCGGCCGCGCACCGGTCGGCTGCAAGGTGGCGCTGTACGACGAAAAGGGCCGCAAGATCACCGAGCCGAACGTGACCGGCCGGGTGTTCGTGGGCAGCGGCCTGAGCTTCGGCGGCTACACCGACGGCCGCCACAAGGAGATCATCGACGGCCTGCTGTCGAGCGGCGACGTCGGCCACTTCGACGAGGACGGGTTGCTCTTCATCGACGGCCGCGACGACGAAATGATCGTCTCCGGCGGCGAGAACGTGTTCCCGATCGAGGTGGAGAACCTCTTGGTGGAGCGGGAAGACGTGCTCGAGGCGGCGGTGATCGGCGTCGAGGACCCGGAGTTCGGCCAGCGGCTGAAGGCGTTCGTGGTGCTCGCCGACGGTGTTTCGCTGGACGCCGACGAGGTGCGGGACTACGTGAAGGCGAACCTGGCGCGGTACAAGGTGCCGCGGGACGTCGAGTTCCTGGACGAGCTGCCGCGGAACGCGACCGGGAAGGTGTTGCGCACCAAGCTTTCCTGACGCCGGGTCAGCGGCGGCGCCAGGCTTCGATCAGCTCGCGCAGGCGTTGCGCGGCGGCGCCGTCGCGGGCGAAGAGCACGGCCGTGAGGACGGCGAGCGCGGCCACGGCGACGATCGCGGCCGGCCACGTGATGCCGGTGTTGAGGAAGGTGGCGGCGACCGCGCCCAGGGACAGGGCGGTGCTCGGGCCGGGCCGTCCGCGTTTCCGGAGTGTCCAAGCCAGACCGGGCATCGCGACGGCCAGCCCGGCCACGAACCCGGCCCGGCGACGCCGGGTGGGGAGTGTGGCGATTTCGCCTGCCCATTCGGCGAGCCACCGCGACCGCGCGGATTTCGGGAGCAGCAGCGCGGCGAAGGCCAGCACGCGGGGCGGGCGGTCGAGGACTCCGGAGGCCAGGTCCGTCAGTTCCCGCCCGAGATCGGGCAGGTCGAGCCGGACGGCGATGGGAACCAGCGTCCGCAGCGTCTCGGCGGACTTGACGCGCCGCTTGGCGGGGTCGAGGTGCTGGATGGTGCGCAGGTTGTGCAGCCGGTCGGCCAGTTTCAGCCGCAGCACGGCGTCCGAAGCGGACGCCACGTCCTGGGTGGCTTCCAGGCGCTGCAGGCCGGCCAGCAGCGCGGCGACCGGCGCGCCGAACCCTCCGGGCGCGGGTGCGTCGTGCAGCAGCCCGGCACAGACGAGGTCCCGGCTGCCACGCTGCCCGGCCAGGATCGTGGCGACGGCGACGGGGTGCGTGAGGTAGGGGTCACCGCTCTTGCGCAGCTGCCCGCGGTGAGCCTCCGCGGCGAACCGGTAAGCCCCTTCGAGGAAGCGCACGTCTTCGGCCGGCAGGTACGCCGACACCGCGGTGGCCAGCTGATCGGGCAGTTCCACGTCACAGCCCTCCCTCGGTCAGCAACCGCCGCGCGCGGCCGCTCTGGTGCCGGTACGCGGCCTGGGAAAGCACCCGCCGCGCCTGCGCCGCGCCCTCCGCGGTGAGGCGGTACAGCCGCCGCCGGGGACGGCCCTCGGACTCGTGCACGGCGGGGTCTTCCCACTCGCTCGTCAGCCAGCCGGCACCCTCCAGCCGGGCCAGGATCTGGTACACCGTCCCGGACTTCAGCCCGACGGCGTGCATCAGGTCCAGCCCGTACCGCGCTTCGGCTGGGTCGGTGACCAGCTCGTCGAGGATCAGCGCGGTCTGCAGTGTCATCCTCGGCATACCTCTAATTCTACATAGCCCACGAACTGCGGAAACGGGTCCGAACGGGTCAATCCCGGGGGTTCCCGCAAGCCGTGGCCGCGCGGTCAGGCCGCCACTCCGCCGCCGGTAACCCGCTCGCCCCACGTCTTGAATGACTCATTCAGGTCTTCGGAGGTCCTGAATGACTCATTCAAGACACTGGCGCACCGCTGCGGACCGCACCGACCCGACTTTGCCGGGTCAATCCCAATCGATGCCGAAGACCCCGGGCCCGAAGTCCAGCGCCACGGCGTGCACCCCGTCGCCCCCGTCCAGCTTGAGCGGGCGGCGTGCCAGCGACCCCGTCGACCCGTTCCGCGAGTACTGCCAGCACCGCTCCGGCGCGGTGCCCGGCGCGAACCGGACCTCCAGCAGGTACTCCCGCACCGGGCGGCGGAACTCGCGGTAGTGGGTGTTGCGGCACTCCGGGTACGGCGGCCCGCCGTTCGTCAGCGTGTACTCGATCAAATGCGTCTCGCCGCGGTTGATCGGCTGGTCGAAGAGCAGCTCGGCGACGATCAGGCCGTGTGCCTCGTCGACCTCGGCGCGGCCCACCCGGCAGTTGCGGACCGCGTGCAGCTCCGGGGCGCCCGCCGCCGGGTCGTCCTGGGTGTACACCAGCAGCCAGCGGTCCTGGCCGTCCGAGACCGCCTGGAACACCGCTCGGGCGGTCACCGCGCGCTGGCCGCCGTCCGCGGCGATTTCGCACAGGTCGTGCAGCCCGACCAGTTTCAGCGGGTGCTGGCGCTCCAGCGCGTTCGGGGCGCCGACCTTGTCCAGCAACGGCTGCAGCACCTCGCGCGGGAACGACATCGGCTCCCCGCCCGCGTGGCGTTTCCCGGCGCCGCCGCGGGGGCGGGGCGGGGGCAGCAGGCCGAGCAGCGCGCCGGCCGGGACGTCGAGGATCTCTTCCAGGGTCCGGACCGCCGACAGCGAACTCTGCCGTTCGGGCTGGCGCTTGCCGGACTGCCAGTAACTGAGGGCGGTGACGCTGACGACGACCCCGCGGGCCCGCAGCCGGGCCTGGATCCGGTCGAGCGACAGCCCGCTCGTCGCGATGGCCGCACGCAGTTGCGTGGCGAACGCGGTGCGCCCGTTCTCGTCGCCCGCCGTGCTGCCCGCCATTGCCGATCCGCCCCGTGCCGTCCCCCGACGATCCCCGACACGGAGCACGTTAGCAGGATTGCCCACCCCCACCGCGCCCCTGATCGCCGGGCGGTCCGCTGGGGCGAACGGGCTAGTACTGGCAACTGTGAACCATTGCCCCCGCCAGGCCGGGCACGCTTACATGACTTGCCTGCGCCGGTGGTCCCGCCTCCCCCTCACGGATCACCCGGTGCGCGGGCCGAGAAGCCGTGGACAACGGCTCCGGTTCACCCGGCCGCGTTGTGCGACCGGCCGGTGTGGCCGCGCGATGACCGGTGGCCCGGCGACGCCCCCAGCGCCGGGCCACCGGTCTTATTACCAACGGGTAGCATCCGGTCCATGACGCTGCGGAAGAACATCCTGATCACCGGCGCCAGCAGCGGGTTGGGCGAGGGCATGGCCCGCCAGTTCGCGGCGAAGGGGCGCAACCTGGCCCTGTGCGCGCGGCGCACCGAGCGCCTCGAAAACCTCGCCAAGGAACTCGAGGCAGCCCACCCCGGGATCAAGGTCGTCACCCGCACCCTCGACGTCACCGAGCACGACCGCGTGTTCGCCGTCTTCGAGGAGTTCCGCGCCGAGCTGGGGTCCCTCGACCGGGTGATTGTGAACGCCGGGCTCGGGAAGGGGCAGCCGGTCGGCAAGGGCCGGTTCGACGCCAACCGCCAGACCCTCGAGGTCAACTTCGTCGCGGCCGCGGCCCAGATCGAAGCCGCCGCCGGGATCTTCCGGGAGCAGGGCGCGGGGCACCTGGCGGTGGTCTCGTCGTTCAGCGCCATCCGCGGGCTGCCGGGCAACCTCACCGCGTACGCCGCTTCGAAGGCCGGGATCTCGGCGTTCGTCGACGGCACCCGGCTCGAACTCAAGCGCAAGGGCATCACCGTCACCGACGTCCGCCCGGGCTACATCGAGTCGGAGATGAACGACCGGCTCGGTAAGAACCCGTTGCTCGCC is a genomic window of Amycolatopsis lexingtonensis containing:
- the hrpA gene encoding ATP-dependent RNA helicase HrpA, yielding MSTPSPFAALRARLPELMPRDEQRLRRRLDGARKARDRDAALAQISADIEKAELRVQSRRESVPKIEFPEELPVSKLRGEIAAAIEKHQVVIVAGETGSGKTTQLPKICLELGRGIRGQIGHTQPRRLAARTVADRIAGELKTELGDAVGYKVRFTDQSGQDTLVKLMTDGILLAEIQTDRSLRQYDTLIIDEAHERSLNIDFILGYLKQLLPRRPDLKVIITSATIDPERFSKHFDDAPIVEVSGRTYPVEVRYRPLVDPDDPDADDERDQTQGILDAVEELCAEGPGDILVFLSGEREIRDTADVLNRANLRNTEVLPLYARLSAAEQHRIFQSHTGRRVVLATNVAETSLTVPGIKYVVDPGTARISRYSHRTKVQRLPIEPVSQASANQRKGRCGRTSDGICIRLYSEEDFEARPEFTDPEILRTNLASVILQMTSLGLGDIAAFPFVEPPDRRQVTDGIGLLMELGAFSSAGADRSLTDIGRKLAQLPVDPRMGRMVLEAAKNGCVREVMIIAAALSIQDPRERPAEKQQAADAQHARFADPTSDFLAYLNLWEYVAEQQKALSGNQFRRMCRTEYLNYLRLREWQDIFSQLRQLAKPLGISLNTNTAPVDPQRVHTSLIAGLLSHIGLKDPAKGDYLGARGARFGVFPGSALFKKQPRWVMSAELVETSRLWARVNARIEPEWVEPLAQHVVKRNYSEPHWERKQGAVMATEKVTLYGVPLIADRRVNYGRIDPEVSRAMFIRHALVEGDWQTRHHFFAENRALLEEVEDLENRARRRDILVDDQTLYEFYDARVPDDVVSVRHFDSWWKKARHEQPDLLSFEKSMLINETAGGVRESDYPDSWTHGTQVFKLTYQFEPGADADGVTVHIPLPVLNQVTPDGFDWQVPGLRSELVTQLIKSLPKALRRNFVPAPDTARDVLSRVSPSDGSLLEVLGRELRALRGITVPYADWDLSSVPEHLKMTFRVVDERGKKVAEGKDVEELQRRLAPKVRATISKAANTLEKAGLTKPAFGSLPKVFESTQRGHDVKAYPALVDEGASVAVRMLDTPGQQAHAMWAGTRRMLRLNLNSPMKFITRSLTNSSKLVLNRNPHGSVAALLEDCVDCAVDALMTAGGGPAWDETGFAVLLEKVRAGLHPEVLAVLTDVEKILRAANDVEVLLPATRGPAESLADIRAQLAALVYPGFVTETGASRLRNVVRYLQGISRRLEKLPTEPTRDLQRTADVAWIQAEYADALGSLPPGTSSPALREVRWMIEELRVSFFAQTLGTAHPVSLKRITKAIDDALA
- a CDS encoding bifunctional 3'-5' exonuclease/DNA polymerase, giving the protein MQVIAGREEDGSFTVHTPSSTLTGLDEAGFARSARELEASLEPRWVFPSAESTYPVLVAAGVRVRRCYDVALAEGLLLAYEGAEEQPRSLRAAWARANGEEPPPDSASVELAQPTLFETRVPTLPEGVTVVTAVRRVLAEQERRVAATEHPDRMRLLLAAESASALAAAEMSADGLPWRADLHEALLVSRLGPRVRPGERPKALVELAAKISEAFGGRPVNPDSPPSVVRALAREGIEVPAARKYLLRGIDHPAVAPLLEYKELSRLYTANGWAWLDEWVTDGRFRPHYVVGGVVSGRWASRGGGALQIPKVLRTCVRADPGWKLVVADAAQLEPRVLTALSGDRRLADVAAATDLYARLGEALFSGARWVPAADDDRDDRARAKIAMLSAMYGGTSGEAGPLLGLLRQRFPDAVSYVERAAQAGERGERVRSRLGRTSPAPSAAWRALTGGLASDEAAELKARRASRGWGRFTRNFVVQASAADMTAVMLATLRQRLPAPAHLVFFQHDEVIVHTPEEQAEEVTTAITDSVAEAARMLFGPACPVRFPLHIAPVDTYADAK
- a CDS encoding maleylpyruvate isomerase family mycothiol-dependent enzyme, with the translated sequence MIDYGLDLSAVPRDLALPDLVAEGDELDALVTAEAGWSRPTPAAGWTVAHQIAHLAAADANALTAIRRPAAFDAVPKDADLEAAAGAAEPRPVLLGRWRTGRAALAAALGEVPLDHAFPWFGSQVTAVLMVPLRLMETWAHGQDVIDAFGAERRPTGRLRHVAALGVAGRGLSFYAAQAPMPAEEFRVELTGPGGELWTWGPEAAAQRIRGSALDFCLRVTHRRTRAETGLTAVGEDADKWLDIARVFL
- a CDS encoding sialidase family protein, producing MSLGVSSAKRRILATLTALVLPLTIVLAPAAHAAEPRHTVPNPLLKERFADGDEEDVDNPALSALCQSYLGKPNPYRPLGSNRDVIDGDTIVPTGSQTGCSTAQNETTIAVNPENPRNIVAGSNDYRLYNTRESRNDSGGFAYTSFDGGKTWANVQLPHLDFPTGAAAPLSYMDAAGDPAIAFGPHNTVYYATLVFSRAAVPEEQQLASGIAVSVSHDGGRSFGDPAILHLDGVTPAGTPTPANIFNDKEWIAADPVSGTVYVTWTQFTYDAAGNFVESPIVLSKSGDFGRTWSPMRRVSPSLTGFTGGITPFGSGSNPVVTRDGTLQIAYETSVCATAACDRPTDHDAVVVATSRDGGRTFRHAEVGLDFDFPVDEDVANNALTGENFRVNSFPQLAYDRATDHLWVTWADDRNGTYRDGESVKTNGDAFLSGSDGQHGWSKPVKIGTGADEVFPAVAALAGRVAVTFYTRTYDPDGIGLDYAYATGWGDGAGTAPIRRITTQTSNPQVQFVSSGAVTGKELQGVFIGDYTAAAVGADFRLYPCWTDFRGNPGRTLPNQDVVTQPLSMFP